From Marmota flaviventris isolate mMarFla1 chromosome X, mMarFla1.hap1, whole genome shotgun sequence, the proteins below share one genomic window:
- the Gpr34 gene encoding probable G-protein coupled receptor 34, which produces MTTTSVGSWSCSSHGTSSITNYSDQVPQNVSRAPNVTSCSMDENLLSTVLTTFYSVIFIVGLIGNIIALYVFLGIHRKRNSIQIYLLNVAIADLLLIFCLPFRIMYHINQNKWTLGVVFCKVVGTLFYMNMYISIILLGFISLDRYIKINRSLQQRRAITTRQSIYVCCIVWIVALAGFLTMIVLTLKKGGHNSTMCFHYRDRHNAKGEAIFNFVLVIMFWLIFLLIILSYIKIGKNLLRISKRRSKFPNSGKYATTARNSFIVLIIFTLCFVPYHAFRFIYISSQINVSSCYWKEIVHKTNEIMLVLSSFNSCLDPVMYFLMSSNIRKIMCHLLFRRFQGEASRSESTSEFKPGYSLHETSVAAKIMYSSKST; this is translated from the coding sequence ATGACAACTACTTCAGTCGGCAGCTGGTCTTGCTCCTCCCACGGAACAAGCTCTATAACTAATTACAGTGACCAAGTGCCACAAAATGTGTCAAGAGCACCAAACGTTACAAGCTGTTCCATGGATGAAAACTTACTATCCACTGTGTTAACAACATTCTATTCTGTGATCTTCATTGTGGGATTGATTGGAAACATAATCGCCCTCTATGTGTTTCTCGGCATCCATCGCAAGAGAAATTCCATTCAAATTTACCTACTTAATGTCGCCATTGCAGACCTTCTGCTCATCTTCTGCCTCCCTTTCCGAATAATGTATCACATTAACCAAAACAAATGGACACTAGGTGTGGTTTTTTGCAAGGTTGTGGGAACactattttatatgaatatgtaCATTAGTATTATTTTGCTTGGATTCATCAGTTTGGATCGCTACATAAAAATTAATCGGTCTCTACAACAACGCAGGGCAATAACAACCAGACAAAGTATTTATGTTTGCTGTATAGTGTGGATAGTTGCTCTTGCTGGATTTTTAACTATGATTGTTTTAACACTTAAGAAGGGAGGGCACAATTCCACAATGTGTTTCCATTATAGAGACAGGCACAATGCTAAAGGAGAGGCCATTTTTAACTTTGTTCTTGTGATAATGTTCTGGCTCATTTTCCTACTAATAATCCTTTCGTATATTAAGATTGGTAAGAATCTATTGAGGATTTCTAAAAGGAGGTCCAAATTTCCCAATTCAGGTAAATATGCCACCACAGCCCGGAATTCCTTTATTGTACTGATCATTTTTACTCTCTGTTTTGTTCCCTATCATGCTTTTCGATTCATCTACATTTCTTCCCAGATCAATGTATCATCTTGCTATTGGAAGGAGATCGTTCACAAAACCAATGAGATCATGCTTGTTCTGTCGTCTTTCAATAGCTGCTTGGATCCAGTCATGTATTTCCTGATGTCCAGTAATATTCGCAAAATAATGTGTCACCTTCTTTTTAGACGATTTCAAGGGGAAGCAAGCAGAAGTGAAAGCACTTCAGAATTTAAGCCAGGATACTCCCTGCATGAGACATCTGTGGCAGCTAAGATAATGTACAGCTCTAAAAGTACTTGA